GCCCAGTTCCTGGCTTTTCTCCGGGTGGAACTGGGTCGCGTAAATATTATCCGAACAGATCACCGACGGAAATTTGACTCCGTAGTCTGTCCAAGCAGCTACGCATTTCTTATCCGCCGGCGCCGCGTAATAAGAGTGGACGAAGTAGAAATATGAGCCTTCGGGCACGCCTTTAAGCAGCGGGCAATTCCCTTTTATCATTAATTGGTTCCATCCCATATGCGGTATCTTCAATCTCTTCGACTTGAACTTTACGACCTTGCCTTTTAAAAGGTCCAGGCCTTTGCTTATGCCGCCTTCTTCGCTCTTGGAAAATATAAGCTGGAGCCCCAGGCATAGTCCGAGGAAAGGTTTTCCCCGGACTATAAATTCCTTTATCGGCTCTATCAGGCGCCGCGACTTGAGCTCCGCCATAGCGTCTTTGAACGCGCCGACCCCGGGCACGATCACCTTATCAGCGCGCAGGATATCGCGGGGTTTGCTTGAAATCATCACCCGCGTGCCGGCCTTCTCCAATGCCTTGGAGACGCTGCGGAGGTTGCCCATACCGTAATCGACTACGACGATACCGGGTTTCATACTATTAAGCCGATCCCGGTATTCCGAAGATAATTTGGCGAGGTCGTCATCATAACTTCCCTTTTGTAGACGGGACCCCTTTGATGCGCGGGTCCACCCTTGTCGCATCGCACAGGGCCCGGCCTAAAGCCTTGAATATCGCCTCGAGGACATGGTGCAGGTCCTCCCCGCGGTACTCGATGTGCAGGTTTATGCCCGAATTCCTTACAAATGCCTCAAGGAATTGTTTAGCGCTGTTCAGGGAATAGCCCTGCCTGTCGATATATGTCGGCGGTACGGGTTTCCCCACGCACCGCATATAAAGCGAAGGCCTGCCGCTTATATCCAGGGCGATGCGGGCGAGGGCCTCTTCCATAGGCACCGCGACGTTCATCGAGCCGAACCTGCGGATGCCTTTTTTCTTCCCGAGCGCCTTAGCGAAGGCCTCCCCGAGCGCTATACCCACGTCTTCGTTCGTGTGATGGATATCCACCTCGAGGTCGCCCTTCGCGAGGATCTTAAGGTCGAAACAACCGTGCCTGGCGAACAGGGAAAGCATGTGGTCGAGGAACCCGACGCCGGTATAGACGCGGAATTTCCCGCTCCCGTCGATGTTGAGCTCTATTTTCACGTCCGTCTCTGTCGTCTTCCTGCGGTGTTTTACGGTCCTTTTTTTCATCTAGAACCTCACTTTGATCGATTCCATGTGCTTATTCAACCCCTCGAGCTTCGATATCTTCTCGATGGACTTCTTAGCTTTTTCCAACGCTTTTTTCGAATACGATATGATGTGCGATGACTTGACAAAGTCCTCCACGCCGAGGCCGGAGAAGAACCTCGCGGTCCCGCTAGTCGGCAGGACATGGCTGGGCCCTGCAACATAGTCTCCTATGGCAGTGGGTGAATATTGGCCCAGGAATATGGCGCCTGCGTTATGTATCTTCTTAAGCCACTTCTGCGGGTTCTTGACCATTATCTGTAAGTGTTCCGGCGCAAGGCGGTTGACTATATCGCACGCCTCATCGAGGTTCTTCGCCAGGATTATATAACCGTTCGCGACCTCTTTCTTGAGCGTCTTCGCGAGCGGCTTGGATGTCGTCACCAGTATCGGCAGTCCTTTGAAGTGCTCGCTCTGCGCCTCGAGGTCCTTTATCGCGAAAAGCGGGTTCGTCGACCTGTTCGCGAGGATGACCACCTCGGACGGGCCGGCTATCATGTCTATATCGACATAACCGAAGACCTGACGCTTCGCTTCGGTGACGTAATCGTTTCCCGGGCCGACTATCTTGTCGACTTTCGGGATCGTCTTCGTGCCGAAGGCGAGCGCGGCTATCGCTTGGGCGCCGCCAACCTTATAGATCTCGTCGACCTTAAGCAGGTTCGCGACCGCCAGTATGTGCGGGTCGATGCTTTGATACTGGTTCGGGGGCGTGCAGAGGACGATGGATTTCACGCCGGCCACCTGCGCCGGCAGGACTGTCATGTATACCGTAGATATAAGCGGGGCTGTTCCGGCCGGGACGTATATACCGACCCTTTCGATAGGCGCGTATTTCTCGCCAAGCACCACGCCGTCTCCGTCTACGATCCTCCACGACTTCTTGCCTTTAAACTGTTTCTTATAAAATTTAGTGACGTTATCGATGATATTCTTGAGTTCGGATATGAATTCGGAGTCGATATCCTGGAATGCGCCGCTCGCTTCGCTCTCGGTGACCTTTAGCTGCCTGGCAGATAGTTTTACCTTGTCGAACTTGCGCGTGTACTTTATGACCGCGTCGTCGCCGTTCGCCTTGACGTCCTCTATTATCCTGTTGACGCACTCGGTGACGCGTTTCTTGCGGTTGTTATACCTGTTGCAGAGTTTCTCGAATTCCTTGCTGTAAAGTTTTATTACTTTCATATTTTAAGTTCCTTTACCGCCGCGATGCCGGCCTTCAGTGCCTCATCAAGCTTTGAGATATCCTTGCCTCCGGCCTGGGCAAGGTCTGGCCTTCCCCCGCCGCCGCCTAAGATTATCTTTGATATATATTTAATGACCGCGCGCGAATCGAGGCCTGACTTGGCCAGGTCCCGGGACATTCCTACGACTATAAAAGCCTTTTCATCATACGCGCCGAGCAATATGGATACTGCTTTCTCTTTCAGGACAGTCTTTATGGCGTCGGTGAGGCTCACGAGAGTATCGGGAGCGCAGCCGTCCATTCTCCTGGCGATAAGGGTGATACTATTATCCAATAATTCCTTCTTCGAAACAAGGTCTTTCGCCTTCTCCGAAATGTTGGCCGCCTCGTAATTCTTGAGCTTCTTTTCGAGGTCTTTTACCCGGTCCGCCAGTTTTTCTATCTGCGCGGGCAGGTTTTCCGGCTTTACCTTAAGCATCTCGGCCACGGCCTTCAGGTCGCTTTCGGATTCCTTTATTTTATTGTAAGCGGCTTCTCCCGCGATCGCCTCTATCCTGCGTATCCCTGCCGCGACAGACGACTCGCCGGTTATCTTGAATAGCCCTATCTCGCCGGTGGCATTCAGGTGCGTCCCTCCGCATAACTCCCTGGAGATATCCTCGACGCTCACTACGCGCACGTTCCTGTCGTATTTTTCCCCGAATAAGGCGGTCGCTCCGGACTTCTTTGCTTCCTCAAGGTCCATCTCTTTTACCTTGAGCGGAGCGTTGCGCCTGATATAATCATTGACCAGACTCTCGGCCGCCTCAAGTTCTTCCCCTGTTAGGCCCTTGAAATGCGTGAAATCGAACCTCAACCTCTCCGGCGCGACGAGAGAACCCGACTGGTTGACATGCGCCCCAAGCACTTTCCTTAACGCCGCCTGCAGCAAATGCGTGGCCGTATGGTGCCTGGCAATGGCCATCCGGCGGTGGATGTCGACCTTCGCATTTACCTTGTCGCCCGTCTTTGCACGCCCTTTTTCGAGCCTGCAGATATGCACCGGTATCTTTTCTATCAGTTTTGTATCTAAAACATCGGCCTTAAAATCATTGTTTTCGAGTACCCCTGTGTCTCCGACCTGGCCGCCGGTCTCACCGTAAAAAGGCGTAACATCGAGTATGACAGCGAACTCCGAAGGACCGGTCACTTCATTGGCCGGTTTATTATCTATTATTATGGCTTTTATGGCCGCGCTGGATTCTAATTTATCATATCCTATGAATTCAGACCTTACGCCGGAGCCCAAGACCGCGGCTGTCAGCGTCTCCGCGAATATATCTCCGGAGAGTTTTGTCGCGCCGCGGGATTTCTTGCGCTGCTCTTCCATTAACTTCTCATAACCTTCTAAGTCCAGTTTAAGCTGCCAATCTGCAGCATATTCTTTCATTAACTCGATTGATAATCCCTTTGTATCATGAAAATAAAAAATCATATCGCCAGGAATAGTATCTTTACAGTTTTTCTTTAGGATCGTTGCCTGTATCTTTAAATGTTCCCATAATTCATTACTTATTACATAAAACTTTTCTTCTTCTGATTTTATAATTAAACTGATATTTTCCCTACGCGATTCTATTTCAGAATAACCGCCTTTCATCACTCTTACAACAGGATCAACTAATTTATACAAAAAGGGCTTGTTAATATCAAAAAATTTCCCATGCACTAGAGACCGTCTTATAAGGTGCTTAACAACATAACCTCTTCCTGTATTAGATGGTAAAACGCCATCAGCAATACAGAATACTGTCGCCCTAATGTGATCGGCAATTGCATTTATGTGTTTTTTACCATCTTCATCCAATGCATATAATTTCCGATCATCGTCTTCTATCAATTCTAATATTGCTTTTATTATTGGCATGAAAATATCTGTTTCAAAATTCGTCTCGACGCCTTGTATGACAGAAGCTAGGCGCTCAAGCCCCATGCCTGTGTCTATATTTTTACTGGGCAGCGGCTCGAGCTTGTTCACCCCTACGCGGTTGAACTGCGTGAAGACGAGGTTCCATACCTCCACGTATCTCTTGCACTTGCCGCAGCCCGGCCCGCATTTGGGATCCCCGCAGCCGTACTTCTCGCCCCGGTCGACATATATCTCGGAACATGGGCCGCACGGCCCGTTCGGCCCGTCCTCAGGCGCGTTCGCCGGCCAGAAATTATCATGCGCGCCGAATCTTGTGATTTTTTCCTTAGGGACTTTTATCCTCTCCGACCATATCTTATAGGCCTCGTCGTCATCCTTATAGACCGAGACCCAAAGGTCCTTCTCTTTCATCCCGAGCTCTTTTGTAAGGAATTCCCAGGCCCAGGCGATCGCCTCTTCCTTGAAGTAATCGCCGAAAGAGAAATTGCCGAGCATCTCGAAGAAGGAATGGTGCGACGGGGTCTTGCCGACATTATCGAGGTCGCCGGTCCTCATGCACTTCTGGCAGCTCGCCGCCCGTTTCATATCCTTGCGCTTGCCGAGGAAATAATCCTTGAGCTGGTTCATCCCGGCGCCGGTAAATAGCAGCGACGGGTCGTCCTTCGGGACTAACGAGTCTGACGGGATGACAGGATGGCCTTTCGAGGCGAAAAATGAGAGGAATTTACTCCTCAGTTGGTCCGTAGTCATAATTTTCTTTGATTATCTTCCATATCGTGTTATAGGAGAACCCGCGCCTGCCCAGGAAATCGAGGAGCTTCTTCTTCGCCTTTTCTTTTTCGATCCCTTTCATGTGCGCCATCTTCCCGCGCACCAAAGGCATCGCTATCTCATATTCGTTGAACGAGCCGTTTAGTTCGCCGAATGCCGCGCATATGGTCTCGTCATCCACGCCCTTGGCTTTAAGCTCTCTGGTGATGAGGTTCCTGCCGGCCGGCTTGATATGCATCCTGTCGCCGATCCAAAGCCTGCAGAAGACCCTGTCGTCCAGAGACTTTTTTTCTATCAACTCGTCTATGACCCGGGCTATCATAAAGCCGCGATGGCCCTTCTGCTTGAGCCGCTGGGCCATCTCCTTGACGCTGCGGGGACGGAACCTTAATAACCTTAAGGCATCCGCCTTCGCCTTCTGCAATGCCTCTTCGTCCGCCTCGACTTTATTTTTGTCCGTTTTCTTTATGTTCCTCTTTCGCTTCTTCTTTGACCACGGCGTATCCGCGCGAGGTAAGGACAAGCGCATCGCCCTTTACCGATTTTACCGCGTCATCGTAGTCTTTAATGTTCTTTATAGGTTTTTTATTTATTTCCAGGATAACGTCGCCGCGCCTAAGGCCGGCTTCGTCCGACGGGCTGCCCGGCTCTACATTCGTCACTACGACGCCCTTCTCGGAAACCTTATATTTCTGTGAGCTCGCGGGCGTCAACTCCTGGGCTTCCAGTCCGCGCCAGTTACCCAATTCTGCTTCGGCATATTCTTTAAGCTCTTCCGGCCTCTGCGCGATCTCAATATCAAGCGCGACATCTCTCTTGTCCCTGAGGACGACGACCTTTACCTTCTTTCCTATCGGGGCCCTTCCTACGAGCTTCAATAACTCGCGGACATTCTCGACCGGTTTGCCGTCGAACGTCTTAATGATATCCCCGTTCTTCATCTTGCCTTTCTCTGCCGGGCTGCCGGGAAGTATCCTGGCAATCAGGACGCCCTTTGTTTCAGTAAGGCCGAATTGTTTCGCGAGGTCCTCATCGAGGTCCTGCACGTTCACGCCGAGCCAGCCGTAAAGGACTTTCCTGCCCGAGATGAGGTCGCTTAACACGCGTTTCGCAGTATTTATCGGGATGGCGAACCCTATGCCCTGGTAACCTCCTGTCGTGGATATTATCGCCACATTGATCCCTATGACCTTCCCTTCGATATCTACCAACGGGCCGCCGCTGTTTCCCGGGTTTATCGCCGCGTCGGTCTGTATGAGGTCGGAATAATCCTTATCTCCGTGCGTTCTTGGAAGGGAACGGTTGAGCGCGCTTATCACTCCTACCGTAAGCGTCGGCTTACCTGCTATGCCGAACGGATTGCCGACCGCTATCGCGAATTGGCCGATCCTCACGTTGTCTGAATCGTCCAACTCGAGGGCCTTGAGGTTCTTGGCGTTTATCTTCAATACCGCGAGGTCGGCCCTCTGGTCCTGGCCTTTTACCTTTGCGGGAAATTTCCTGCCGTCTGATAAAGTGACCTCGATCTTATCGGCGCCGGAGATGACATGCTGGTTAGTGAGGATATAACCGTCAGCGTCGATCACGAATCCGGAACCGAGCCCGCGCTGCTGGAACTCGCGCTCCGGGATATCCCCGAAGAAGTCCTTGAAGAACTGGCGGAACATCTCGTCGTTGCCCATCGGGCCCTGTCCGCCGCCCATCTTTGCCATATGGACAGTCGAGATGGAGACGACGGCCACGCCGGCCTTATCCGCCACTTCGGAGAAAGTATTCTCGAGCGATTTCGCGACGCTTAAGTCCTGGGGGTTTGCCGGGGCCTGCCCATTCAAGCCAAATGCCGAAACCGCAAATACTAATACAAACACAAACCGCTTAAACATTTGAATTCCCCCCTTCCTCATTGTTTATGCGATAGTTTTTTCTTTTATCTTTTTTTCCAGTTCGTGAAGGACTTTCGGGTTTTCCTTAAGGAATACCTTGGCGTTTTCCCTGCCCTGACCGAGCTTCTCGCCGTTGTAAATAATCCAGGAGCCTGATTTCTCGACGACGCCGAGGTTCGCGGCGAGGTCAATAATATCGCCGGTCCTTGAGATCCCTTCGTTATAGATTATGTCAAACTCGGCCTGGCGGAACGGCGGGGCGACCTTGTTCTTGACGACCTTGACCCTGACGTGGCTGCCGACAGACTGGTCGTTGATCTTTATGTTTTCGATGCGCCTAATATCGAGCCTGACCGACGCGTAAAATTTGAGCGCGCGCCCGCCTGGCGTCGTCTCGGGATTGCCGAACATCACGCCTATCTTCTCGCGGATCTGGTTGATGAATATGACCGAGGTCTTGGACTTGCTTATCGAAGATGTCAGTTTGCGCAGCGCCTGAGACATCAGCCTCGCTTGGAGCCCTACGTGCGAATCGCCCATCTCGCCTTCTATTTCGGCGCGGGGAACTAACGCCGCTACAGAATCGATAACGACCACGTCCACGGCACTGGACTTTACCAGCGTTTCACAGATCTCAAGCGCCTGCTCTCCGGAATCCGGCTGGGAAATGAGGAGGTCGTCGAGGTTTACGCCGAGTTTCTTGGCATATGTGGAATCGAATGCGTGTTCTGCGTCAATGAAAGCGGCGGTCCCGCCTTTCTTCTGCGCTTCGGCGATCACGCTCAATGAAAGCGTAGTCTTTCCGGATGATTCAGGGCCGTATATCTCGACAACTCGGCCCCTGGGTATGCCGCCTACGCCTATCGCCAGGTCAAGGGAAAGCGCGCCTGTCGGGATAGACTCTACCGCCGCGTGCGTCTCCTGGCCCAGCTTCATTATCGAACCTTTGCCGAACTGCTTCTCGATGTGCGCCAGCGCCAATTCGAGCGCCTTTGTGCGCTCGCCCTGCTCCTTCTGCGCCTCTTTTTCTTCCCTTTTTACTTCCTTTTCGTCCTTCTTTACCATATCCTTCTCTCCTCTATGTTGAAATGTGGTTAAGGTACTTCGCCTATAGTAATAGACGAAGCCTTGAGTGATTTTCTTTCAAAAATCTTTCGGTTGGCATCAAATTATTAGATTAATTATACTTTTTTCAGGCAGGTTTGTAAAGCAAAAGTTGAGCGTTCCGGAAAAGGATTTTTTCTTTAAGTTCTTCGGATATATCGAGTTCCCGCAAGAAGGCCATGTCCTTCTTCTGCTCGACAATCGGGAAATCAGTCCCGAAAATGAGCCGGTCCGGGCGATGTTTCAAAAGAAGCTGTTTTGCCTCAACGTCCGGCAGGAATCCGAAGAAGAAAGACGTATCGAGGTAGATATCCTTGCCCAAGAGGTGCTCTTTGACCTCATCCCACAGCCGGAACCCGCCGAAGTGCGCGCCGATGATCTTAAGACGCGGGAACCTCTCTTTGACCTTAGAGATCCGGGAAGGCGACGAGCGAACCTTCATTGTGCCTGAGAGTTCCTCTCCGCAATGGAATAGGACAGGTATACCGAGTTTCTCCATTTCTCCGTAGATAGGCAAGAGATGCTCATCATCGACGTAGAAATCCTGGAATTCCGGCTGGAACTTGATCCCGTCGCCCTTCTCGTTGATCCTTTTGAGCTCGTCTTTCCAGTTATCATACGCCGGGTGCATCGCGCAAAAGACCTTAAGCCTCTCGCTCCTGGTCTCAAAAAGCCAGTCGTTGATGGCGATGACTTGAGTCGGGCGGGTCGCCACGGCGCATATGACGCTTACGTCTACGCCGTTCTTATCCATATACTTTAGGAGGTTCCCGACGGTGGGATCGCAAACCATCTTCACCCCGAAAAGCCGCTCGAGGCTATCCCTTGCTTTCGCCGATACCTTCTCCGGCCAGGCGTGGGTGTGAAAATCGATTATCACTGCTTCGCTTTCATCTCCTCGATCTTGAGGTCCTTGAACTCTTTCGGCAAGACGAATTTTACGCCCTTAGGCGGTTTGGCGGTGCCGTAGATGAAGTATTTGATGGTGTCGCCCTCTTT
The nucleotide sequence above comes from Candidatus Omnitrophota bacterium. Encoded proteins:
- a CDS encoding amidohydrolase family protein, whose product is MIIDFHTHAWPEKVSAKARDSLERLFGVKMVCDPTVGNLLKYMDKNGVDVSVICAVATRPTQVIAINDWLFETRSERLKVFCAMHPAYDNWKDELKRINEKGDGIKFQPEFQDFYVDDEHLLPIYGEMEKLGIPVLFHCGEELSGTMKVRSSPSRISKVKERFPRLKIIGAHFGGFRLWDEVKEHLLGKDIYLDTSFFFGFLPDVEAKQLLLKHRPDRLIFGTDFPIVEQKKDMAFLRELDISEELKEKILFRNAQLLLYKPA
- the hisH gene encoding imidazole glycerol phosphate synthase subunit HisH, with the protein product MKPGIVVVDYGMGNLRSVSKALEKAGTRVMISSKPRDILRADKVIVPGVGAFKDAMAELKSRRLIEPIKEFIVRGKPFLGLCLGLQLIFSKSEEGGISKGLDLLKGKVVKFKSKRLKIPHMGWNQLMIKGNCPLLKGVPEGSYFYFVHSYYAAPADKKCVAAWTDYGVKFPSVICSDNIYATQFHPEKSQELGLKILRNFEKL
- the recA gene encoding recombinase RecA, which encodes MVKKDEKEVKREEKEAQKEQGERTKALELALAHIEKQFGKGSIMKLGQETHAAVESIPTGALSLDLAIGVGGIPRGRVVEIYGPESSGKTTLSLSVIAEAQKKGGTAAFIDAEHAFDSTYAKKLGVNLDDLLISQPDSGEQALEICETLVKSSAVDVVVIDSVAALVPRAEIEGEMGDSHVGLQARLMSQALRKLTSSISKSKTSVIFINQIREKIGVMFGNPETTPGGRALKFYASVRLDIRRIENIKINDQSVGSHVRVKVVKNKVAPPFRQAEFDIIYNEGISRTGDIIDLAANLGVVEKSGSWIIYNGEKLGQGRENAKVFLKENPKVLHELEKKIKEKTIA
- the alaS gene encoding alanine--tRNA ligase, yielding MTTDQLRSKFLSFFASKGHPVIPSDSLVPKDDPSLLFTGAGMNQLKDYFLGKRKDMKRAASCQKCMRTGDLDNVGKTPSHHSFFEMLGNFSFGDYFKEEAIAWAWEFLTKELGMKEKDLWVSVYKDDDEAYKIWSERIKVPKEKITRFGAHDNFWPANAPEDGPNGPCGPCSEIYVDRGEKYGCGDPKCGPGCGKCKRYVEVWNLVFTQFNRVGVNKLEPLPSKNIDTGMGLERLASVIQGVETNFETDIFMPIIKAILELIEDDDRKLYALDEDGKKHINAIADHIRATVFCIADGVLPSNTGRGYVVKHLIRRSLVHGKFFDINKPFLYKLVDPVVRVMKGGYSEIESRRENISLIIKSEEEKFYVISNELWEHLKIQATILKKNCKDTIPGDMIFYFHDTKGLSIELMKEYAADWQLKLDLEGYEKLMEEQRKKSRGATKLSGDIFAETLTAAVLGSGVRSEFIGYDKLESSAAIKAIIIDNKPANEVTGPSEFAVILDVTPFYGETGGQVGDTGVLENNDFKADVLDTKLIEKIPVHICRLEKGRAKTGDKVNAKVDIHRRMAIARHHTATHLLQAALRKVLGAHVNQSGSLVAPERLRFDFTHFKGLTGEELEAAESLVNDYIRRNAPLKVKEMDLEEAKKSGATALFGEKYDRNVRVVSVEDISRELCGGTHLNATGEIGLFKITGESSVAAGIRRIEAIAGEAAYNKIKESESDLKAVAEMLKVKPENLPAQIEKLADRVKDLEKKLKNYEAANISEKAKDLVSKKELLDNSITLIARRMDGCAPDTLVSLTDAIKTVLKEKAVSILLGAYDEKAFIVVGMSRDLAKSGLDSRAVIKYISKIILGGGGGRPDLAQAGGKDISKLDEALKAGIAAVKELKI
- a CDS encoding regulatory protein RecX, with the protein product MSLPRADTPWSKKKRKRNIKKTDKNKVEADEEALQKAKADALRLLRFRPRSVKEMAQRLKQKGHRGFMIARVIDELIEKKSLDDRVFCRLWIGDRMHIKPAGRNLITRELKAKGVDDETICAAFGELNGSFNEYEIAMPLVRGKMAHMKGIEKEKAKKKLLDFLGRRGFSYNTIWKIIKENYDYGPTEE
- a CDS encoding Do family serine endopeptidase, with the protein product MFKRFVFVLVFAVSAFGLNGQAPANPQDLSVAKSLENTFSEVADKAGVAVVSISTVHMAKMGGGQGPMGNDEMFRQFFKDFFGDIPEREFQQRGLGSGFVIDADGYILTNQHVISGADKIEVTLSDGRKFPAKVKGQDQRADLAVLKINAKNLKALELDDSDNVRIGQFAIAVGNPFGIAGKPTLTVGVISALNRSLPRTHGDKDYSDLIQTDAAINPGNSGGPLVDIEGKVIGINVAIISTTGGYQGIGFAIPINTAKRVLSDLISGRKVLYGWLGVNVQDLDEDLAKQFGLTETKGVLIARILPGSPAEKGKMKNGDIIKTFDGKPVENVRELLKLVGRAPIGKKVKVVVLRDKRDVALDIEIAQRPEELKEYAEAELGNWRGLEAQELTPASSQKYKVSEKGVVVTNVEPGSPSDEAGLRRGDVILEINKKPIKNIKDYDDAVKSVKGDALVLTSRGYAVVKEEAKEEHKENGQK
- the hisB gene encoding imidazoleglycerol-phosphate dehydratase HisB, whose amino-acid sequence is MKKRTVKHRRKTTETDVKIELNIDGSGKFRVYTGVGFLDHMLSLFARHGCFDLKILAKGDLEVDIHHTNEDVGIALGEAFAKALGKKKGIRRFGSMNVAVPMEEALARIALDISGRPSLYMRCVGKPVPPTYIDRQGYSLNSAKQFLEAFVRNSGINLHIEYRGEDLHHVLEAIFKALGRALCDATRVDPRIKGVPSTKGKL
- the hisD gene encoding histidinol dehydrogenase, which produces MKVIKLYSKEFEKLCNRYNNRKKRVTECVNRIIEDVKANGDDAVIKYTRKFDKVKLSARQLKVTESEASGAFQDIDSEFISELKNIIDNVTKFYKKQFKGKKSWRIVDGDGVVLGEKYAPIERVGIYVPAGTAPLISTVYMTVLPAQVAGVKSIVLCTPPNQYQSIDPHILAVANLLKVDEIYKVGGAQAIAALAFGTKTIPKVDKIVGPGNDYVTEAKRQVFGYVDIDMIAGPSEVVILANRSTNPLFAIKDLEAQSEHFKGLPILVTTSKPLAKTLKKEVANGYIILAKNLDEACDIVNRLAPEHLQIMVKNPQKWLKKIHNAGAIFLGQYSPTAIGDYVAGPSHVLPTSGTARFFSGLGVEDFVKSSHIISYSKKALEKAKKSIEKISKLEGLNKHMESIKVRF